Proteins from a single region of Streptomyces sp. Tu 3180:
- a CDS encoding serine/threonine-protein kinase, which translates to MEKLGPGDPQRIGAYRLLARLGSGGMGHVYLARSDRGRTVAVKLVREELARQEEFRARFRQEVRAARQVGGDWTAPVLDADTEAPVPWVATGYVAGPSLQQVVGRDHGALPERSVRVLAAGLAHALKDIHAAGIVHRDLKPSNVLVTIDGPRVIDFGIARALQTVTDGGLTRTGALVGSPGFMAPEQVRGDRVTSACDVFCLGSVLAYAATGALPFGTADSGVHALMFRIAQEEPDLERVPEGLAGLVRDCLKKDPAARPTLDQVLQRTGAQDTVADGRSRDPWLPGALVAQLGRHAVRLLDAEDPETLPRPAPDGAARQTPAAPAVLPALPAPSEPAGPAPAATPEHAPAADDSAPPPAAAPPGAPAPPPPGTPGGSPPLDRLPTLVAGQNTPAPPPSPAPGTPAGYGHPQQHPQPPAYGYPHNGHGAGHTPPYGPPPFGPVPPYGPAPEPRRDGRSTALLVVIALVVALAAGGTVYALMSGGAAGDRADGGPTTPAPTGSAPPTTGPATPDTGQPTGTEQSSTPPPAGGAVPTAYLGSWSTTIDNASGEHSRRLTVQQGEVGDTVMSLVADGPTGNGTYHCVFEARLSAVPGDRLEIGPSSVTVGRPRSACTPGAATEIILLPDGSLRRVTTGSGEQLTYTRD; encoded by the coding sequence ATGGAGAAGCTCGGGCCGGGGGATCCCCAGCGCATCGGCGCGTACCGGCTGCTCGCGCGGCTCGGGTCCGGCGGCATGGGACACGTCTACCTCGCCCGTTCCGACCGGGGACGCACCGTCGCCGTGAAGCTGGTGCGCGAGGAACTGGCCCGGCAGGAGGAGTTCCGGGCGCGCTTCCGCCAGGAGGTGCGGGCCGCCCGGCAGGTCGGAGGCGACTGGACGGCGCCGGTGCTGGACGCGGACACCGAGGCGCCCGTGCCCTGGGTCGCCACCGGGTACGTGGCCGGGCCCAGTCTCCAGCAGGTGGTCGGGCGCGACCACGGCGCGCTGCCCGAGCGCTCGGTCCGCGTCCTCGCCGCCGGTCTCGCGCACGCCCTGAAGGACATCCACGCGGCCGGCATCGTCCACCGCGACCTCAAGCCGTCCAATGTGCTGGTCACCATCGACGGGCCCCGCGTCATCGACTTCGGGATCGCGCGGGCGCTGCAGACCGTGACCGACGGCGGGCTCACCCGCACCGGCGCGCTCGTCGGCTCGCCCGGCTTCATGGCGCCCGAGCAGGTCCGCGGTGACCGCGTCACCTCCGCCTGCGACGTCTTCTGCCTCGGCTCGGTGCTCGCCTACGCCGCCACCGGCGCGCTGCCCTTCGGCACCGCCGACAGCGGGGTGCACGCGCTGATGTTCCGCATCGCCCAGGAGGAACCCGACCTGGAGCGCGTCCCCGAGGGCCTCGCCGGACTGGTGCGCGACTGCCTGAAGAAGGACCCCGCCGCGCGGCCCACGCTCGACCAGGTGCTGCAGCGCACCGGCGCGCAGGACACCGTCGCCGACGGCCGCTCCCGCGACCCCTGGCTGCCGGGCGCCCTGGTCGCCCAACTCGGCCGGCACGCGGTGCGGCTGCTGGACGCGGAGGACCCGGAGACCCTGCCGCGGCCCGCGCCCGACGGGGCGGCGCGGCAGACCCCGGCCGCCCCCGCCGTCCTCCCCGCGCTGCCGGCGCCGTCCGAACCGGCCGGTCCCGCCCCCGCCGCCACCCCCGAACACGCCCCCGCCGCCGACGACTCCGCCCCGCCGCCCGCCGCGGCACCCCCCGGAGCCCCCGCCCCGCCCCCGCCGGGCACACCGGGCGGCAGCCCCCCGCTCGACCGCCTCCCCACCCTGGTGGCCGGGCAGAACACCCCCGCCCCGCCCCCGAGCCCGGCCCCGGGCACCCCGGCCGGGTACGGGCACCCCCAGCAGCATCCCCAGCCCCCCGCGTACGGCTACCCCCACAACGGTCACGGCGCCGGTCACACCCCGCCGTACGGGCCGCCGCCCTTCGGCCCGGTCCCGCCGTACGGACCGGCGCCCGAACCGCGGCGGGACGGCCGTTCCACCGCGCTGCTCGTGGTGATCGCGCTGGTCGTCGCGCTCGCCGCGGGCGGCACGGTGTACGCCCTGATGAGCGGCGGCGCCGCCGGCGACCGCGCCGACGGCGGCCCCACCACGCCGGCGCCGACCGGCAGCGCGCCCCCGACCACCGGCCCCGCCACCCCCGACACGGGGCAGCCGACCGGCACGGAGCAGTCGAGCACCCCGCCGCCGGCCGGCGGGGCGGTCCCGACGGCGTACCTGGGCAGCTGGTCCACCACCATCGACAACGCGAGCGGGGAGCACAGCCGCCGGCTGACCGTCCAGCAGGGCGAGGTGGGCGACACGGTCATGTCCCTCGTCGCCGACGGCCCCACCGGGAACGGCACCTACCACTGCGTCTTCGAGGCCAGGCTCTCCGCCGTCCCCGGCGACCGGCTGGAGATCGGTCCGTCCTCCGTGACGGTCGGCCGGCCGCGCAGCGCCTGCACCCCGGGCGCCGCCACCGAGATCATCCTGCTCCCCGACGGCTCCCTGCGACGCGTGACCACCGGCAGCGGCGAACAGCTCACCTACACGCGGGACTGA
- the recR gene encoding recombination mediator RecR: protein MYEGVVQDLIDELGRLPGVGPKSAQRIAFHVLQAEPADVRRLAHALMEVKAKVRFCAICGNVAQEEQCGICRDARRDPAVICVVEEPKDVVAIERTREFRGRYHVLGGAISPIDGVGPDDLRIRELLARLADGTVTELILATDPNLEGEATATYLARMIKPMGLKVTRLASGLPVGGDLEYADEVTLGRAFEGRRLLDV from the coding sequence TTGTACGAAGGCGTGGTCCAGGACCTCATCGACGAGCTCGGGCGGCTGCCCGGCGTCGGTCCCAAGAGCGCGCAGCGGATCGCCTTCCACGTCCTCCAGGCGGAACCGGCCGACGTACGGCGTCTCGCGCACGCCCTCATGGAAGTGAAGGCGAAGGTCCGCTTCTGCGCGATCTGCGGCAACGTCGCGCAGGAGGAGCAGTGCGGCATCTGCCGCGACGCGCGCCGCGACCCCGCGGTGATCTGCGTCGTGGAGGAGCCCAAGGACGTCGTGGCCATCGAGCGCACCCGGGAGTTCCGGGGCCGCTACCACGTCCTGGGCGGCGCCATCAGCCCGATCGACGGCGTCGGCCCCGACGACCTGCGCATCAGGGAGCTCCTGGCCCGGCTGGCCGACGGCACGGTCACCGAGCTGATCCTGGCCACGGACCCCAATCTCGAAGGCGAGGCCACGGCGACGTACCTCGCCCGCATGATCAAGCCCATGGGGCTGAAGGTCACCCGTCTGGCCAGCGGCCTCCCGGTGGGCGGTGACCTGGAATACGCGGACGAGGTGACCCTCGGCCGCGCCTTCGAGGGGAGACGACTCCTAGATGTCTGA
- a CDS encoding DUF5063 domain-containing protein, protein MSDATLHATHQNPDDFAVQIADQIESFLVAVTEIAKGDEPDSAVPFLLLEVSQLLLAGGRLGAHEDIVPDERYEPDLGPEADVDELRENLARMLDPIDVYSEVFDPYEPRKAPVPARISDDLADVVADLRHGMAHYRAGRTTEALWWWQFSYFSNWGSTASATLRALQSVVAHVRLNQPLAELDGLDTDDQGMGDDTLEFEAGQVMAEELGAPLGVRPAT, encoded by the coding sequence ATGTCTGACGCCACGCTGCACGCGACCCACCAGAACCCCGACGACTTCGCGGTCCAGATCGCGGATCAGATCGAGAGCTTCCTGGTCGCCGTGACGGAGATCGCGAAGGGCGACGAGCCGGACTCGGCGGTTCCGTTCCTTCTCCTGGAGGTCTCCCAGCTCCTGCTGGCCGGCGGCCGGCTGGGCGCCCACGAGGACATCGTCCCCGACGAGCGCTACGAGCCCGACCTGGGCCCGGAGGCCGACGTGGACGAACTCCGCGAGAACCTCGCCCGCATGCTGGACCCGATCGACGTCTACTCCGAGGTCTTCGACCCCTACGAGCCCCGCAAGGCCCCCGTCCCGGCCCGCATCTCCGACGACCTCGCCGACGTCGTCGCCGACCTGCGCCACGGCATGGCCCACTACCGGGCGGGCCGCACCACGGAGGCCCTGTGGTGGTGGCAGTTCTCCTACTTCTCCAACTGGGGCTCCACGGCGTCCGCCACCCTGCGCGCCCTCCAGTCGGTCGTCGCCCACGTCCGCCTGAACCAGCCCCTGGCCGAGCTCGACGGCCTCGACACCGACGACCAGGGCATGGGCGACGACACCCTGGAGTTCGAGGCGGGCCAGGTGATGGCGGAGGAACTCGGCGCTCCGCTGGGCGTGCGCCCGGCCACGTGA
- a CDS encoding YbaB/EbfC family nucleoid-associated protein has translation MIPGGGQPNMQQLLQQAQKMQQDLAKAQEELARTEVDGQAGGGLVRATVTGSGELRALKIDPKAVDPEDTETLADLIVAAVQAANENAQTLQQQKLGPLAQGLGGGGIPGLPF, from the coding sequence GTGATCCCCGGTGGTGGCCAGCCCAACATGCAGCAGCTGCTCCAGCAGGCCCAGAAGATGCAGCAGGACCTGGCCAAGGCCCAGGAGGAACTGGCCCGCACGGAGGTCGACGGCCAGGCGGGCGGCGGTCTGGTGAGGGCCACCGTGACCGGGTCCGGCGAACTGCGGGCCCTGAAGATCGACCCGAAGGCGGTGGACCCGGAGGACACCGAGACCCTCGCGGACCTGATCGTCGCGGCGGTCCAGGCGGCCAACGAGAACGCCCAGACCCTCCAGCAGCAGAAGCTCGGCCCGCTCGCCCAGGGACTGGGCGGCGGCGGTATCCCCGGCCTGCCTTTCTAA
- a CDS encoding MarR family transcriptional regulator, translating into MSRERQDLLSRGALGVFRLNGQFLAAAEELARPAGLTAARWQVLGAVLPGPLPVSGIARTMGITRQSVQRIADLLVERGLAEYRPNPAHRRAKLLAPTEEGRAAISRIDPGHAAFAERLARAYGEAELARAVQALERLSRVLDELGPPVTEP; encoded by the coding sequence GTGAGCCGGGAGCGGCAGGACCTGCTCAGCCGCGGCGCGCTCGGGGTCTTCCGGCTCAACGGCCAGTTCCTCGCGGCCGCCGAGGAACTGGCCCGGCCCGCCGGGCTCACCGCCGCCCGGTGGCAGGTGCTCGGCGCGGTCCTGCCCGGGCCCCTGCCCGTCTCCGGCATCGCGCGGACCATGGGCATCACCCGGCAGAGCGTGCAGCGCATCGCCGACCTGCTGGTGGAGCGCGGCCTCGCCGAGTACCGGCCCAACCCGGCCCACCGCCGCGCCAAGCTCCTCGCGCCGACCGAGGAGGGCCGCGCGGCGATCAGCCGCATCGACCCCGGCCACGCCGCCTTCGCCGAGCGGCTGGCCCGGGCGTACGGGGAGGCCGAACTCGCCCGGGCGGTCCAGGCGCTGGAGCGCCTCTCCCGGGTGCTCGACGAACTCGGCCCGCCTGTTACGGAACCGTAG
- a CDS encoding substrate-binding domain-containing protein codes for MELLSAENLVAVATAILGIVASAVMVWYERRVPRRKRIGYRVQLDTPIGDDGRSPRTNRRVGWFTTETGMNHASMVLLRIENDGSQSIARDDYESPGIHGLTVEFGRRTVLGVAVTQPAETSHILDNFTERLGFGYQGSTLSIPRVPLNRGAYYKLLVLLSGGRVGDDIQVGGDLKDGDVHRNRSATPDEKAPLFSRAARLITITLTLCVVALAVVVVAQDEDPAPMGCEGGTLTLTGSTAFEPVLHEVADKYERECADDEVDIEVRTHGSTAGVRTLVTAGAGAERGSPPVVALSDGPKPGGLPELRENRVAVSVFALVVNEKAGVRDLSTADVRRLYRGEITNWSELGGADLPVRLVSRDANSGTRQVLQRRVLGRGEIAHSSVDCVHKDDPTAPVIRCELNSTELVLDTVADVPGAIGYTEHSRATRAKGVRLLDLDGETASVDAIEDGTSAYPYREIEYAYTYGRPPADSLVSSFLTYLTRGSGQDVVRTHGHLPCWSPKGLELCARTAP; via the coding sequence ATGGAGTTGCTGAGCGCGGAGAACCTGGTGGCCGTGGCGACGGCGATCCTCGGTATCGTCGCCTCGGCGGTGATGGTCTGGTACGAGCGCAGGGTGCCGCGCCGCAAGCGCATCGGCTACCGCGTGCAGCTGGACACGCCGATCGGCGACGACGGGCGGTCGCCCCGCACGAACCGCCGGGTGGGCTGGTTCACCACGGAGACGGGGATGAACCACGCCAGCATGGTGCTGCTGCGCATCGAGAACGACGGCTCGCAGAGCATCGCCCGCGACGACTACGAGAGTCCGGGGATCCACGGGCTGACCGTGGAGTTCGGCCGGCGCACCGTCCTCGGGGTCGCGGTCACCCAGCCCGCGGAGACGAGCCACATCCTCGACAACTTCACCGAGCGGCTCGGCTTCGGCTACCAGGGCAGCACCCTGAGCATCCCCCGCGTCCCGCTGAACCGGGGCGCCTACTACAAACTGCTGGTGCTGCTCTCCGGCGGCCGGGTGGGCGACGACATCCAGGTCGGCGGAGACCTGAAGGACGGCGACGTCCACCGCAACCGCAGCGCCACCCCGGACGAGAAGGCCCCGCTGTTCAGCCGGGCCGCCCGGCTGATCACCATCACGCTCACGCTGTGCGTGGTCGCCCTGGCGGTGGTCGTCGTGGCCCAGGACGAGGACCCCGCCCCCATGGGCTGCGAGGGGGGCACCCTCACGCTCACCGGCTCCACCGCCTTCGAACCCGTCCTGCACGAGGTGGCGGACAAGTACGAGCGGGAGTGCGCGGACGACGAGGTCGACATCGAGGTGCGGACGCACGGATCGACGGCGGGCGTCCGCACCCTGGTGACGGCGGGGGCGGGGGCGGAGCGGGGTTCGCCGCCGGTGGTGGCCCTGTCGGACGGCCCGAAGCCGGGCGGACTGCCCGAGCTGCGCGAGAACCGGGTGGCGGTGTCGGTGTTCGCGCTCGTGGTGAACGAGAAGGCGGGGGTGCGGGACCTGTCGACGGCGGACGTGCGGCGGCTGTACCGCGGCGAGATCACGAACTGGAGCGAGCTCGGCGGCGCGGACCTGCCGGTCCGCCTCGTCAGCCGGGACGCCAACTCGGGGACCAGACAGGTGCTCCAGCGCCGGGTGCTGGGCCGCGGCGAGATCGCCCACTCCTCGGTCGACTGCGTGCACAAGGACGACCCGACGGCGCCCGTCATCCGCTGCGAACTGAACTCGACGGAACTGGTGCTGGACACCGTCGCCGACGTCCCCGGCGCGATCGGCTACACCGAGCACAGCCGTGCCACCCGCGCGAAGGGGGTGCGCCTGCTGGACCTCGACGGCGAGACCGCGTCCGTCGACGCCATCGAGGACGGGACGAGCGCCTACCCGTACCGGGAGATCGAGTACGCCTACACCTACGGGCGGCCCCCGGCGGACTCACTGGTGTCGAGCTTCCTGACGTATCTGACCCGCGGCAGCGGCCAGGACGTGGTCCGCACCCACGGCCACCTGCCGTGCTGGAGCCCGAAGGGCCTGGAGCTGTGCGCGAGGACCGCCCCCTGA
- a CDS encoding SLATT domain-containing protein: protein MGQPEMQPEGRPQDGRGEGAAGLRPGEPGGRVFPLGDWGEPAARLDELYRWVERGALDTAAWYLADRVWKRRCARALRTGAAVGAVTGAALPLLDLTGAAEGSAPWGYVALLLGVACVAGDRFFGMTSGWMRDVATAQAVQRRLQALQFDWASECVREVLGPTEGTASEAAERCLSVLRRFSEDVAELVRVETADWMVEFRTGGAPLGVQAAVAGAGRPEGALPHGRLPSPPGPARPNMPRQRPPEPR, encoded by the coding sequence GTGGGTCAGCCGGAGATGCAGCCCGAGGGTCGGCCTCAGGACGGGCGGGGCGAGGGGGCGGCCGGGCTGCGGCCGGGCGAGCCGGGCGGGCGGGTGTTCCCGCTCGGGGACTGGGGGGAGCCGGCGGCCCGGCTGGACGAGCTGTACCGGTGGGTGGAGCGCGGGGCCCTGGACACGGCCGCCTGGTACCTCGCGGACCGGGTGTGGAAGCGGCGGTGCGCACGGGCCCTGCGCACCGGGGCGGCGGTGGGGGCGGTGACCGGGGCCGCCCTGCCGCTGCTCGATCTGACCGGGGCGGCGGAGGGGTCCGCGCCCTGGGGGTACGTGGCGCTGCTGCTCGGGGTGGCCTGTGTGGCCGGGGACCGGTTCTTCGGGATGACGTCCGGCTGGATGCGGGACGTGGCGACGGCCCAGGCCGTGCAACGGCGCCTGCAGGCCCTCCAGTTCGACTGGGCCTCGGAGTGCGTCCGCGAGGTGCTGGGTCCGACGGAGGGCACGGCGAGCGAGGCGGCCGAGCGGTGCCTGTCGGTGCTGCGGCGGTTCTCGGAGGACGTGGCGGAGCTGGTGCGGGTCGAGACGGCCGACTGGATGGTGGAGTTCCGCACCGGGGGCGCGCCGCTGGGCGTCCAGGCGGCGGTGGCGGGTGCGGGGCGTCCGGAGGGGGCTCTCCCGCACGGCCGCCTCCCCTCCCCTCCGGGACCGGCCCGCCCGAACATGCCGCGGCAGCGTCCGCCCGAGCCGAGGTGA